Proteins encoded within one genomic window of Mesorhizobium sp. AR10:
- the doeB gene encoding N(2)-acetyl-L-2,4-diaminobutanoate deacetylase DoeB — translation MSILRPSPIAPTVDFDRDGVQHGFLRLPYSRDDSAWGSVMIPICVIRNGKGPAALLTGGNHGDEYEGPLALYDLARTLDPRHVSGTVIIVPAMNYPAFRAGTRTSPIDKGNLNRSFPGRPDGTVTEKIADYFQRELLPRSDIALDFHSGGKTLDFVPFCAAHIRPDKALEAKGFAAVEAFSAPWSMKMLEIDAVGMFDTAAEDMGKLFITTELGGGGTSRAETVRIARRGVLNVLRHAGIVSGAVEKRPTQWLDMPSGDCFCFAEDDGMIETMIDLGEPVEKGQVLARIHSIGRTGVAPQEITAKMSGMLAARHFPGLAKAGDCAAVVAVLVG, via the coding sequence ATGTCCATTCTTCGTCCGTCGCCGATCGCGCCGACTGTCGATTTCGACCGCGATGGCGTCCAGCACGGTTTCCTGCGCCTGCCTTACAGCCGCGACGATTCAGCCTGGGGATCAGTGATGATCCCGATTTGCGTGATCCGCAACGGCAAGGGGCCGGCTGCGCTACTCACCGGCGGCAACCATGGCGACGAGTATGAGGGACCGCTGGCGCTTTACGATCTCGCCCGCACGCTTGATCCCAGGCATGTCAGCGGTACGGTGATCATCGTGCCGGCGATGAACTATCCGGCATTTCGCGCCGGCACGCGCACCTCACCGATCGACAAGGGCAATCTCAACCGCAGCTTTCCCGGCCGCCCAGACGGCACGGTGACCGAGAAGATCGCCGACTACTTCCAGCGCGAATTGCTGCCGCGCTCGGATATTGCGCTCGACTTCCATTCCGGCGGCAAGACGCTCGACTTCGTGCCGTTCTGCGCCGCCCATATCCGGCCCGACAAGGCACTGGAAGCGAAAGGGTTCGCCGCGGTCGAAGCGTTCTCGGCACCCTGGTCGATGAAGATGCTGGAAATCGACGCGGTCGGCATGTTCGATACTGCAGCCGAAGACATGGGGAAACTGTTCATCACCACCGAACTGGGAGGTGGTGGAACTTCCCGTGCGGAAACGGTGCGAATTGCGCGGCGCGGTGTGCTCAACGTTTTGCGCCATGCGGGCATCGTATCGGGTGCGGTCGAGAAACGCCCCACCCAATGGCTCGACATGCCATCGGGCGATTGCTTCTGCTTCGCCGAAGATGACGGGATGATCGAGACGATGATCGATCTTGGCGAGCCGGTGGAAAAGGGCCAAGTGCTGGCACGCATTCATTCCATCGGCCGCACAGGTGTCGCACCTCAGGAGATCACTGCAAAAATGTCTGGCATGCTTGCGGCGCGCCATTTCCCCGGACTGGCCAAGGCGGGCGATTGCGCGGCAGTGGTGGCTGTCCTGGTCGGTTGA
- a CDS encoding LacI family DNA-binding transcriptional regulator gives MMAKAASSRPGESHAPTMVDVALRAGVSTMTVSRALKEGSRVSKATREKIMTAVNDLGYVLDQSAGSLSSRKTGFVAAIVPSINNSNFADTARGITDELESTGLQLLLGYTDYTVEKEEKLIEAMFRRRPEGIILTGGAHTDRARRLLKSAGIPVVETWELPAKPIDQVVGFSNEEAMGLLVKTLARKGYRKFGYIGGTTSRDTRGSQRREGFVRAIEELGLPAGRLVSFGVPPISIEQGGQAVVSMLERWPDTEAVLCVSDLSAFGALMECKRRGMRIPQDIAIAGFGDYEVAAFCHPGITTVNVDCYGIGQQAARRLIQVIRGDEKQHGQEIVLTGYRVVEREST, from the coding sequence ATGATGGCCAAGGCAGCCTCATCGAGGCCGGGCGAGAGCCACGCTCCGACGATGGTCGATGTGGCGCTGCGGGCCGGTGTGTCGACCATGACGGTGTCGCGCGCCTTGAAGGAAGGCAGTCGGGTTTCCAAGGCGACGCGGGAGAAGATCATGACCGCGGTCAACGACCTCGGTTACGTGCTCGATCAATCGGCCGGCAGCCTGTCCTCGCGCAAGACGGGGTTCGTCGCTGCGATCGTCCCCTCGATCAACAATTCCAACTTCGCCGACACCGCGCGCGGCATCACGGATGAACTGGAGAGCACCGGGCTCCAGCTCTTGCTCGGCTACACCGACTACACGGTCGAGAAGGAAGAAAAGCTGATCGAGGCGATGTTCCGCCGGCGGCCGGAAGGCATCATCCTGACCGGTGGCGCCCATACGGATCGCGCCCGCCGCCTGCTGAAAAGTGCCGGCATCCCGGTGGTCGAAACCTGGGAGTTGCCGGCCAAGCCCATCGATCAGGTGGTCGGGTTCTCCAACGAAGAGGCGATGGGGCTGCTCGTCAAAACGCTCGCCAGGAAAGGCTACCGAAAGTTCGGTTACATCGGCGGCACGACCTCGCGCGACACGCGCGGCAGCCAGCGACGTGAAGGCTTCGTCAGGGCCATCGAGGAACTCGGACTGCCGGCCGGCCGCCTCGTTTCCTTCGGCGTGCCGCCGATCTCCATCGAGCAGGGCGGCCAGGCCGTCGTCAGCATGCTGGAGCGCTGGCCGGATACCGAGGCCGTGCTCTGCGTTTCGGATCTTTCGGCTTTCGGCGCGTTGATGGAATGCAAGCGCCGCGGCATGCGGATTCCGCAGGACATCGCCATTGCCGGCTTCGGCGACTATGAGGTAGCCGCCTTCTGCCATCCCGGCATCACCACCGTGAATGTCGACTGCTATGGCATTGGGCAACAGGCCGCCCGCAGATTGATCCAGGTTATCCGGGGCGACGAAAAACAGCACGGCCAGGAAATCGTCCTGACCGGTTATCGCGTCGTCGAGCGCGAAAGCACCTGA
- a CDS encoding L-idonate 5-dehydrogenase, translating into MKSIVIHAAKDLRIEDTDPGAPSAGQVEIAVEAGGICGSDLHYYNHGGFGAIRLREPMILGHEVAGTVKALGGDVSSLAIGDRVAISPSRPCNACRYCLQGMQNQCLNMRFYGSAMPMPHIQGAFRQRLVAEAWQCHKIADDVSINEAAFAEPFAVTLHAVNRAGSLLGKRVLVTGCGPIGALCILAARAHGAREIVATDVMDGVLAKAEEIGADCTINVATDAEKLAAYNVDKGSFDVMFEASGNERAVRAGLDVLKPRGVLMQLGLGGDLSIPQNLIVAKEIEMRGSFRFHEEFALSVDLINRRRVDVRPLLTGIYPLDEAVAAFEIAGDRNKSMKVQIAFG; encoded by the coding sequence ATGAAGTCGATCGTCATCCATGCGGCAAAAGACCTGAGGATCGAGGACACCGATCCAGGCGCCCCTAGCGCCGGACAGGTCGAGATCGCTGTCGAAGCCGGCGGCATCTGCGGCTCGGACCTGCATTACTACAATCATGGCGGTTTCGGCGCGATCCGCCTGCGCGAACCTATGATCCTCGGCCATGAGGTCGCCGGCACGGTGAAAGCCTTGGGCGGTGACGTCTCCTCCCTCGCCATCGGCGACCGCGTCGCCATCTCGCCCAGCCGGCCCTGCAATGCCTGCCGCTATTGTCTGCAAGGCATGCAGAACCAGTGCCTCAACATGCGCTTCTACGGCAGCGCCATGCCGATGCCGCACATCCAGGGCGCGTTCCGCCAGCGCCTGGTCGCCGAGGCGTGGCAGTGCCACAAGATCGCCGACGATGTTTCCATCAACGAAGCCGCCTTCGCCGAACCTTTTGCGGTGACGCTGCATGCCGTGAACCGCGCCGGTTCGCTGCTCGGCAAGCGCGTTCTGGTGACCGGCTGCGGCCCGATCGGCGCACTTTGCATCCTCGCAGCCAGAGCCCACGGCGCGCGCGAAATCGTCGCCACCGATGTGATGGACGGCGTCCTGGCAAAAGCCGAGGAGATCGGCGCCGACTGCACCATCAATGTCGCCACCGACGCCGAAAAGCTCGCCGCCTACAATGTCGACAAGGGCAGTTTCGACGTGATGTTCGAGGCCTCCGGCAACGAGCGCGCCGTGCGTGCGGGGCTGGATGTTCTGAAGCCGCGCGGCGTGCTCATGCAGCTCGGCCTCGGTGGTGACCTGTCGATCCCGCAAAATCTCATCGTCGCCAAGGAGATCGAGATGCGCGGCAGCTTCCGTTTCCACGAGGAGTTCGCGCTCTCCGTCGATCTGATCAACCGCCGTCGGGTGGATGTCAGACCGCTGCTGACCGGCATCTATCCCCTCGACGAGGCAGTTGCGGCCTTCGAGATCGCCGGCGATCGGAACAAGTCGATGAAGGTCCAGATCGCTTTCGGTTAG
- a CDS encoding 2-hydroxyacid dehydrogenase translates to MEKCPWQGDDAVTDILMTGPYPDWDMADLEATYRVHKLWQAEDKGSLILSHSNAIRAIATRGELGASAALMAKLPKLEIVSCYGMGTDAIDLAYARENSIRVTNTPDVLTEDVADIGIGLLLAVARQIPQADTYVRDGSWRKANMPLVTRVYGKRLGIVGMGRIGKAVARRAAAFDCEIAYFGTRKHDDLPYDFVGDLVDLARRSEFLIVTLAGGEGTKNIVNAEVLAALEPDGILINISRGSTVDETALLAALESGAIKGAGLDVFWNEPRIDERFAKLSNVVLQPHHGSGTVETRKAMGQLVRDNLAAHFGGQTLLTPVV, encoded by the coding sequence ATGGAAAAATGCCCGTGGCAAGGAGACGATGCTGTGACCGACATATTGATGACCGGTCCCTATCCGGACTGGGACATGGCAGACCTCGAAGCGACGTACCGCGTCCACAAGCTTTGGCAGGCCGAAGACAAGGGCTCACTGATCTTAAGCCATTCCAATGCCATCCGCGCCATCGCAACCCGCGGCGAGCTTGGTGCCAGCGCAGCCCTGATGGCGAAACTGCCGAAGCTCGAAATCGTCTCCTGCTATGGCATGGGCACCGACGCCATCGACCTTGCCTATGCGAGGGAAAACAGCATCCGCGTCACCAACACGCCGGACGTGCTGACCGAGGATGTTGCCGATATCGGTATCGGGCTGCTGCTCGCCGTGGCGCGCCAGATTCCGCAGGCCGACACCTATGTGCGCGATGGAAGCTGGCGCAAGGCCAACATGCCGCTAGTCACACGCGTTTACGGAAAGAGGCTCGGCATTGTCGGCATGGGCCGCATCGGCAAGGCGGTGGCCCGGCGAGCGGCTGCCTTCGACTGCGAGATCGCCTATTTCGGCACCCGCAAACACGACGACCTGCCTTACGATTTCGTCGGCGATCTGGTCGATCTGGCACGCCGGAGCGAGTTCCTGATCGTGACACTGGCCGGCGGCGAAGGCACGAAGAACATCGTCAATGCAGAGGTTCTGGCAGCGCTTGAGCCGGACGGCATCCTGATCAACATCTCGCGCGGCAGCACCGTCGACGAGACAGCGCTGCTCGCCGCGTTGGAATCCGGTGCGATCAAGGGCGCCGGGCTCGACGTATTCTGGAACGAGCCGAGGATTGACGAGCGCTTCGCGAAGCTTTCCAACGTCGTGCTGCAGCCGCACCATGGCAGCGGCACAGTGGAGACCCGCAAGGCCATGGGTCAGCTGGTTCGCGACAATCTCGCGGCCCATTTCGGCGGCCAGACCTTGCTGACACCGGTCGTCTGA
- a CDS encoding SDR family oxidoreductase: MGSSLFDLTGMRALVTGSGQGIGLALAEGLAQHGAEIVLNGRSAEKVAAAADALVAKGHKARVAVFDVTDHAAVVKGVAEIEATIGAIDILINNAGMQFRMPLEDFPADKWDELLRTNISSVFFVGQAVARYMIARKRGKIINIASVQSELARTNIAPYTATKGAVRNLTRGMCADWAKHGLQINSIAPGYFKTPLNQALVDNPEFSTWLTNRTPAGRWGDVGELVGAAVFLAGPASSFVNGHTLYVDGGITTCL; the protein is encoded by the coding sequence ATGGGCAGTTCGTTGTTCGATTTGACCGGCATGAGGGCGCTGGTCACCGGCTCGGGGCAGGGGATCGGCTTGGCGCTGGCGGAGGGGCTGGCGCAGCACGGCGCCGAAATCGTGCTGAACGGGCGCAGCGCCGAGAAAGTCGCGGCCGCTGCCGATGCGTTGGTAGCCAAGGGACACAAGGCTCGCGTCGCGGTCTTCGACGTGACCGACCACGCAGCGGTCGTCAAAGGCGTCGCCGAGATCGAGGCGACGATCGGCGCCATCGACATCCTCATCAACAATGCCGGCATGCAGTTCCGTATGCCCCTCGAGGATTTCCCGGCAGACAAATGGGACGAGCTGCTGCGCACCAACATTTCCAGCGTGTTCTTCGTCGGGCAAGCGGTGGCGCGGTATATGATTGCGCGCAAGCGCGGCAAGATCATCAACATCGCTTCGGTGCAAAGCGAGCTGGCACGGACGAACATCGCGCCCTATACGGCCACCAAAGGCGCGGTGCGCAACCTGACACGCGGCATGTGCGCCGACTGGGCCAAGCATGGCCTGCAGATCAATTCCATTGCGCCGGGCTACTTCAAGACGCCCCTCAACCAGGCGCTGGTCGACAACCCCGAATTTTCGACCTGGCTGACCAACCGCACGCCAGCCGGACGCTGGGGTGATGTCGGCGAACTGGTCGGTGCGGCGGTCTTTCTGGCCGGACCCGCCTCATCCTTTGTCAACGGACACACGCTCTATGTCGATGGCGGTATCACAACCTGTCTTTGA
- a CDS encoding gluconokinase, with protein MSMAVSQPVFEPALIVVMGVSGCGKTRVGVEIAARLRLAFVEGDTLHPRGNVEKMSVGIPLTDDDRWPWLNLVGAALRQAHEEGRGLVVSCSALKKSYRDRLRHATGGPLFFVFLQGSRAVLQARLAARRDHFFPPALLDSQLSALENPDNEKLVVTVDIDAPVDSITDAALAGLGDFGIASARIRKEAR; from the coding sequence ATGTCGATGGCGGTATCACAACCTGTCTTTGAACCTGCGCTCATCGTCGTGATGGGTGTCAGCGGCTGCGGCAAGACCAGGGTCGGCGTCGAGATCGCCGCGCGACTTAGGCTTGCCTTCGTCGAAGGCGACACGCTGCATCCTCGCGGCAATGTCGAGAAAATGTCGGTGGGCATACCGCTTACCGACGACGACCGCTGGCCCTGGCTGAATCTGGTCGGCGCAGCCCTGCGGCAGGCGCATGAGGAGGGCCGCGGGCTCGTGGTCTCTTGTTCGGCGCTGAAGAAATCCTATCGCGATCGCCTTCGCCATGCGACAGGCGGGCCGCTATTTTTCGTATTCCTGCAGGGATCGCGCGCGGTGCTGCAAGCCAGACTCGCCGCGCGCCGCGACCACTTCTTTCCGCCGGCGCTGCTCGACAGCCAACTCTCGGCGCTGGAGAATCCGGATAACGAGAAGCTGGTGGTTACCGTGGATATCGACGCGCCGGTCGACAGCATTACCGATGCGGCGTTGGCGGGTCTGGGCGACTTTGGGATCGCCTCCGCCAGGATAAGGAAAGAGGCTCGCTGA
- a CDS encoding NAD(P)-dependent oxidoreductase, with translation MTQATKVAVVGAGIMGSAIATRLIEAKQAVTVFDLDKAKVAALTAKGAAAAASVAEATRASSFVILSLNHADIVRSVVFGDGGVAAAGSPEKLLIDMSSIDPADTAQMAKKLAAETGMKWLDCPLSGGVPGALAGRLTVMAGGEAADFEQARAVMQHLCANYTLMGPSGAGQTTKLINQLFCAVLFQAVAEAVKLAEAGGVDPKAIPAALKGGRADSSIMQEFMAKFAARDFSATGRIDNMLKDLDSLQAFALKTKTPMPMTGQVVEIHRLLCAAGLGPRDSAEMMRLLDGKTS, from the coding sequence ATGACGCAAGCAACAAAAGTCGCTGTTGTCGGCGCCGGCATCATGGGATCGGCGATCGCCACCCGCCTGATCGAGGCCAAACAGGCGGTCACTGTGTTCGATCTGGACAAGGCCAAGGTTGCCGCCTTGACCGCGAAAGGTGCGGCTGCCGCCGCTTCGGTTGCCGAGGCAACGCGGGCGAGCAGCTTCGTAATCCTCAGCCTCAACCATGCCGATATCGTGCGTTCGGTGGTGTTTGGCGACGGCGGTGTCGCGGCTGCGGGCTCACCCGAAAAGCTACTGATCGACATGTCGTCGATCGATCCGGCTGACACCGCGCAGATGGCCAAGAAGCTCGCGGCTGAGACCGGCATGAAATGGCTCGACTGCCCGCTTTCGGGCGGCGTACCCGGCGCGCTGGCCGGCCGGCTGACCGTCATGGCGGGCGGTGAGGCGGCAGACTTCGAACAGGCGCGCGCAGTGATGCAACATCTCTGCGCCAACTACACGCTGATGGGGCCGAGCGGGGCAGGGCAAACGACCAAGCTGATCAACCAGCTTTTCTGCGCAGTGCTCTTCCAGGCCGTCGCCGAAGCCGTGAAACTCGCCGAAGCCGGCGGCGTCGATCCGAAGGCAATCCCGGCGGCGCTGAAGGGCGGACGGGCCGATTCCAGTATCATGCAGGAGTTCATGGCGAAATTCGCCGCCCGCGATTTTTCAGCCACCGGACGCATCGACAACATGCTGAAGGATCTGGATTCGCTGCAGGCCTTTGCGCTCAAGACCAAGACGCCGATGCCGATGACCGGGCAGGTGGTCGAGATCCATCGCCTGCTCTGCGCTGCCGGACTGGGGCCAAGGGATTCGGCCGAGATGATGCGCCTGCTCGACGGCAAGACCAGCTAA
- a CDS encoding ABC transporter permease, translating into MQSIESSALEPTRGEMAGLSLGQKIIRLIPVYGLVILTVLLIVLFSILLPNTFPTLLNLRSIISDKAIIALLSLAAMIPMASGRIDLTVGYGIVLWHILAISLQTMFGVPWPLAVMIVLLLGAATGFLNGLLVEVARIDSFIATLGTGTVLYALALWHTGGRQVVGVLPEGFYALNGTMVFGLPITGLYVLGIAVALWVILEYLPIGRYVYAIGANPKAAALNGIPVRRFVIGAFISSGFLTALTGVLLASKLRIGQASVGLEYLLPALVGAFLGSTTIKPGRVNVWGTMTGVIILAVGISGIQQFGGSFFVEPLFNGVTLLVAIGIAGYAQRKRGAAHRARTKTVAQSSK; encoded by the coding sequence ATGCAATCGATCGAATCCAGCGCACTTGAACCGACCCGCGGCGAAATGGCGGGTTTGTCATTGGGGCAGAAGATCATCCGGCTGATTCCGGTCTACGGACTGGTGATCCTGACGGTGCTGCTGATCGTGCTGTTTTCGATCCTGCTGCCGAACACGTTTCCGACGCTGCTCAATTTACGCTCGATCATCTCCGACAAGGCGATCATCGCGCTGTTGTCGCTGGCGGCGATGATCCCGATGGCATCCGGGCGGATCGACCTGACCGTCGGCTACGGCATCGTGCTGTGGCACATCCTTGCCATCAGCCTGCAGACCATGTTCGGCGTTCCGTGGCCGCTGGCGGTGATGATCGTGCTGCTGCTCGGCGCCGCCACCGGTTTCCTCAACGGGCTGCTGGTCGAGGTCGCGCGCATCGATTCCTTCATCGCCACGCTTGGTACCGGCACCGTGCTCTATGCGCTGGCGCTTTGGCACACTGGCGGCCGGCAGGTGGTCGGCGTGCTGCCCGAAGGCTTCTACGCCCTCAACGGCACGATGGTGTTCGGGCTGCCGATCACGGGTCTCTATGTGCTGGGCATCGCCGTCGCGCTGTGGGTCATCCTCGAATATCTGCCGATCGGCCGCTACGTCTATGCCATCGGCGCCAATCCGAAGGCAGCGGCGCTGAACGGCATTCCGGTGCGCCGCTTCGTCATCGGCGCCTTCATCTCCTCGGGCTTCCTGACGGCGCTGACAGGCGTGTTGCTTGCCTCCAAGCTGCGCATCGGCCAGGCCAGCGTCGGGCTGGAGTATCTGCTGCCGGCGCTGGTTGGTGCCTTCCTCGGCTCGACCACCATCAAACCCGGGCGCGTCAATGTCTGGGGCACGATGACCGGCGTCATCATCCTCGCCGTCGGCATTTCCGGCATCCAGCAGTTCGGCGGCTCGTTCTTCGTCGAGCCCCTGTTCAACGGCGTGACGCTGCTCGTCGCTATCGGCATTGCCGGCTACGCCCAGCGCAAGCGCGGTGCGGCTCACAGGGCCAGGACCAAGACTGTTGCGCAGTCCTCGAAGTGA
- a CDS encoding SMP-30/gluconolactonase/LRE family protein, producing the protein MSDYEILDDRFRKLTIGHAKLERLWTGSRWAEGPVYVPAARHLLWSDIPNDRLLRYDEGDGSVSVFETHCNNQNGHTLDHEGRVVACEHRGRRISRLEHDGRWQPLVETVNGKRFNSPNDVVVKSDGTIWFTDPVYGIEGHYEGTVAASEIGGSHVYRFDEATGAVSAVITDLVQPNGLSFSPDEKILYVSDTGASHVPGLPRAIMAYDLAEDGFSARARGVFAECEAGMFDGFRVDQGGNIWASSADSVRVHSPDSTLIGRILVPELVSNVCFGGPSRNRLYITAQTSLYAVYVNAQPAGSGPAVGTISA; encoded by the coding sequence ATGAGCGACTACGAGATTCTGGACGATCGGTTCCGCAAGCTGACGATCGGGCATGCCAAGCTCGAACGGCTATGGACCGGCAGCCGCTGGGCGGAAGGACCAGTCTATGTTCCGGCGGCCAGGCATCTGCTGTGGTCGGACATCCCTAACGACCGGTTGCTGCGCTATGACGAAGGCGATGGTTCCGTCAGTGTCTTCGAGACGCATTGCAACAACCAGAACGGACACACGCTCGATCACGAGGGCCGCGTCGTCGCTTGCGAGCATCGTGGCCGGCGCATCTCCAGGCTCGAGCATGATGGACGCTGGCAGCCCCTTGTCGAAACGGTCAACGGCAAGCGGTTCAATTCGCCGAACGATGTAGTGGTCAAATCCGACGGAACGATCTGGTTCACCGATCCGGTCTACGGCATCGAGGGCCACTATGAAGGCACGGTTGCGGCATCGGAGATCGGTGGATCCCATGTCTACCGGTTCGACGAGGCCACCGGCGCGGTGAGCGCTGTCATCACCGATCTGGTGCAGCCCAACGGCTTGTCTTTCTCGCCGGACGAAAAAATCCTCTACGTCTCGGACACCGGCGCAAGCCATGTGCCCGGCCTGCCGCGCGCCATCATGGCCTATGACCTTGCGGAGGACGGCTTCTCGGCTCGCGCACGCGGTGTGTTCGCCGAATGCGAGGCGGGCATGTTCGACGGCTTCCGCGTCGATCAGGGTGGCAATATCTGGGCCTCCAGCGCCGACTCGGTCCGCGTCCATTCGCCCGATAGCACCCTGATAGGTCGCATCCTGGTTCCGGAACTGGTCTCCAATGTCTGTTTCGGCGGCCCCAGCCGGAACCGGCTCTACATCACCGCGCAGACATCCCTCTACGCCGTTTACGTGAACGCCCAGCCTGCCGGCTCAGGTCCGGCGGTGGGAACGATCTCTGCCTGA
- a CDS encoding substrate-binding domain-containing protein, translating to MQRRTFLKSSVALMAMTIAASVLLAGQARADAMADAMAVVEKYAQKVTAWDGPTTGPKAQPGKTIVVLAGDLKNGGILGVTTGVEEAAKAIGWDVKVIDGAGSIGGRTAAFGQAMALKPNGIVINGFDAVEQAPALEQAKAAGIPLVSWHAGPVIGPDEKSGVFANVSTDAMQVSTAAADWAYADAKGKPGVVIFTDSTYAIAIAKADKMKAEIERLGGKVLEYVDTPIAETSQRMPQLTTSLLQKYGDAWTHSLAINDLYFDFMGPSLAAAGKAGTDAPINVAAGDGSESAYQRIRAGQFQKVTVAEPLNLQGWQLVDELNRAIAGEKWSGYLSPLHVVTADNVEFDGGPKNAFDPENGYRDEYKKIWGK from the coding sequence ATGCAACGCAGAACATTCCTGAAATCATCCGTCGCCTTGATGGCCATGACCATCGCTGCTTCAGTCCTGCTCGCCGGCCAGGCACGGGCGGACGCGATGGCCGACGCCATGGCGGTGGTCGAAAAATATGCCCAGAAAGTCACGGCCTGGGATGGCCCGACGACCGGTCCGAAGGCACAGCCGGGCAAGACGATTGTCGTGCTGGCCGGCGACCTCAAGAATGGCGGTATTCTCGGCGTCACCACCGGCGTCGAAGAAGCGGCCAAGGCGATCGGCTGGGACGTGAAGGTGATCGACGGCGCCGGCTCGATCGGCGGACGCACCGCCGCCTTCGGTCAGGCGATGGCGCTGAAGCCGAACGGTATCGTCATCAACGGCTTCGACGCCGTCGAGCAGGCGCCGGCGCTGGAACAGGCAAAGGCCGCTGGCATCCCGCTGGTTTCCTGGCATGCCGGGCCGGTGATCGGGCCTGACGAAAAGAGTGGCGTGTTCGCCAACGTATCGACCGACGCCATGCAGGTCTCCACGGCCGCGGCCGACTGGGCCTATGCCGATGCCAAGGGCAAGCCCGGCGTCGTCATCTTCACCGATTCGACCTACGCCATCGCCATCGCCAAGGCCGATAAGATGAAGGCGGAGATCGAGCGGCTGGGCGGCAAGGTGCTCGAATATGTCGACACGCCGATCGCCGAGACATCGCAGCGCATGCCGCAGCTCACCACCTCGCTGCTGCAGAAATACGGCGATGCCTGGACGCATTCGCTGGCGATCAACGACCTCTATTTCGACTTCATGGGGCCATCGCTTGCGGCGGCCGGCAAGGCCGGCACCGACGCGCCGATCAATGTGGCCGCCGGCGACGGTTCGGAATCGGCCTATCAGCGCATCCGCGCCGGCCAGTTCCAGAAGGTGACGGTCGCCGAACCGCTCAACCTGCAGGGCTGGCAACTGGTCGACGAGCTCAACCGCGCCATCGCCGGTGAAAAATGGTCCGGCTATCTGTCGCCGCTGCACGTGGTGACGGCCGACAATGTCGAGTTCGACGGCGGCCCGAAGAATGCGTTCGACCCCGAAAATGGCTACCGCGACGAGTACAAGAAAATCTGGGGCAAGTAG
- a CDS encoding BrnA antitoxin family protein: MANPPRRPTNPMAAAEAAFKPIKKPVAPVREPSAAPNVRELVSIRIDRAVLDYFQEAGPGWQDRINDALRQAIAGK; encoded by the coding sequence ATGGCAAATCCTCCGCGCCGACCGACAAATCCAATGGCGGCCGCCGAAGCCGCCTTCAAACCAATCAAGAAGCCGGTGGCGCCGGTTCGTGAACCCTCGGCTGCGCCAAATGTCAGGGAGCTTGTTTCCATCAGGATCGATCGTGCCGTGCTGGATTATTTCCAGGAGGCCGGACCCGGCTGGCAGGACCGGATCAACGACGCGTTGCGGCAGGCAATAGCCGGAAAGTAG
- a CDS encoding ABC transporter ATP-binding protein, whose protein sequence is MTGTNRGGEVSIRDLSKSFTLGGRQLAVLRTLNLDVRSGECLVIVGASGSGKTTLLRILAGLEAADSGGVAIDGQPVHGVGAERAVIFQEPRLLPWLTVLGNVAFGLEVRGVPKADAEERARFYIALVGLAEFSDAYPRQLSGGMAQRVGIARALTVQPEILLLDEPLGALDAMTKIGMQEELARIWSEENVTMVMVTHDLEEAIYLADRVLILPKEKGGAARLIDVDLPRPRDRSESRFVRYREELLREFGLH, encoded by the coding sequence ATGACTGGCACCAACCGCGGCGGAGAGGTCTCGATCCGCGACCTCTCCAAATCCTTCACCCTCGGCGGGCGTCAGCTTGCCGTGCTGAGAACGCTCAACCTCGACGTCCGCTCCGGTGAATGCCTGGTCATCGTCGGCGCCAGCGGCTCGGGCAAGACCACGCTGCTGCGCATCCTTGCCGGGCTGGAGGCCGCCGACAGCGGCGGTGTCGCGATCGACGGCCAGCCCGTGCACGGGGTCGGCGCCGAGCGCGCGGTGATCTTCCAGGAGCCGCGCCTGCTGCCCTGGCTCACCGTACTCGGCAACGTCGCCTTCGGCCTCGAGGTGCGGGGCGTGCCCAAGGCGGACGCCGAGGAAAGAGCCCGTTTCTATATCGCGCTCGTCGGTCTCGCAGAATTCAGTGATGCATATCCCAGGCAGCTTTCAGGCGGCATGGCGCAGCGCGTTGGCATTGCCCGGGCCCTGACAGTGCAGCCTGAAATCCTGCTGCTCGACGAACCGCTGGGTGCGCTCGACGCCATGACCAAGATCGGCATGCAAGAAGAACTGGCCCGCATCTGGAGCGAAGAAAACGTCACCATGGTCATGGTCACCCATGATCTGGAAGAGGCGATCTATCTTGCCGACCGGGTGCTGATCCTGCCCAAGGAAAAGGGCGGCGCAGCACGGCTGATCGACGTCGACCTGCCCCGCCCACGCGACCGCAGCGAAAGCCGGTTCGTGCGCTATCGCGAAGAACTGCTGCGCGAATTCGGCCTGCACTGA